A genomic window from Pseudonocardia broussonetiae includes:
- a CDS encoding cytochrome P450: MTAAVVPEVVVLTSFADAKDAYRNKDLRQSLYDEGEVVMADVLVNLHGAEHRDRRRVENRLFRRDVFERYERDLFPEVTERTLAPYIEAGGVDLVHLGHELMLNLAAVTAGVDRPQGTAEETGRLYDYMMRFIEGATLAHSTGDKAAQAVAIAQALEDWDAEFLAPSIARRRALPPEEQPRDVLSTLLQHQDELDLPPHVVRREVAFYLLAGGHTSATAFVRAIDHMLGWFDAHPEQRDRAGDPLFVQRCIHETVRLNPSSPTGRRRALAPVRLRSGVEIAEGATVVIDLMAVNRDVELFGPDAAAFDPDRVPPPGVAPFGLSFAAGMHVCIGQDLAAGVVARPDTDPDAHLFGLVTGAVGQMFAAGVRRDPEHPPQRDAATARPYWGTYPVLLGGAR, from the coding sequence ATGACCGCAGCCGTCGTCCCCGAGGTCGTCGTCCTGACGTCGTTCGCCGACGCGAAGGACGCCTACCGCAACAAGGACCTGCGCCAGTCGCTCTACGACGAGGGCGAGGTCGTGATGGCCGACGTCCTGGTCAACCTGCACGGCGCCGAGCACCGCGACCGCCGCCGCGTCGAGAACCGGCTGTTCCGCCGCGACGTCTTCGAGCGCTACGAGCGCGACCTGTTCCCCGAGGTCACCGAGCGCACGCTCGCGCCCTACATCGAGGCGGGCGGGGTCGACCTCGTGCACCTGGGCCACGAGCTGATGCTCAACCTCGCGGCCGTGACCGCCGGCGTCGACCGGCCGCAGGGCACCGCCGAGGAGACCGGCCGGCTCTACGACTACATGATGCGGTTCATCGAGGGCGCCACCCTCGCGCACTCCACCGGCGACAAGGCGGCGCAGGCCGTGGCGATCGCGCAGGCGCTGGAGGACTGGGACGCGGAGTTCCTCGCGCCTTCGATCGCCCGCCGCCGGGCGCTGCCGCCCGAGGAGCAGCCCCGCGACGTGCTCTCGACGCTGCTGCAGCACCAGGACGAGCTGGACCTGCCGCCCCACGTCGTCCGCCGCGAGGTCGCGTTCTACCTGCTCGCGGGCGGGCACACCAGCGCCACCGCGTTCGTGCGGGCGATCGACCACATGCTCGGCTGGTTCGACGCCCACCCCGAGCAGCGCGACCGCGCCGGCGACCCGCTGTTCGTGCAGCGCTGCATCCACGAGACCGTGCGCCTCAACCCGTCGAGCCCCACCGGCCGCCGCCGCGCGCTGGCACCGGTGCGGCTGCGCTCGGGCGTCGAGATCGCGGAGGGCGCCACCGTCGTCATCGACCTCATGGCGGTCAACCGGGACGTCGAGCTGTTCGGGCCCGACGCCGCCGCGTTCGACCCCGACCGCGTGCCGCCGCCGGGCGTCGCGCCGTTCGGGCTGAGCTTCGCCGCGGGGATGCACGTCTGCATCGGGCAGGACCTCGCCGCGGGCGTCGTCGCGCGGCCGGACACCGATCCCGACGCGCACCTGTTCGGCCTGGTCACCGGGGCGGTCGGGCAGATGTTCGCCGCCGGTGTGCGGCGCGACCCGGAGCACCCGCCGCAGCGCGACGCCGCCACCGCCCGCCCCTACTGGGGCACCTACCCGGTGCTGCTGGGGGGTGCGCGGTGA
- a CDS encoding ferredoxin: MSYRISVDRDVCISSGKCVAEAPDLFDFDDDDLAVLVPGAPQPADAVQVELARTCPSGALRVHDAETGDEVDVF; this comes from the coding sequence GTGAGCTACCGCATCTCCGTCGACCGGGACGTCTGCATCAGCTCGGGCAAGTGCGTCGCCGAGGCCCCGGACCTGTTCGACTTCGACGACGACGACCTCGCGGTGCTCGTCCCGGGCGCCCCGCAGCCCGCCGACGCCGTGCAGGTCGAGCTCGCCCGCACGTGCCCGTCCGGGGCGCTGCGGGTGCACGACGCGGAGACCGGCGACGAGGTCGACGTCTTCTGA
- a CDS encoding cytochrome P450 produces MQTITLDGYADVREAYRQHDLKQALYDAGGVVMADSLLVLHGGEHRRRRRVENRLFRRGTFRYWEKAFLRDVVHDTLAPFRAAGRADLLEIGYRTIMNLTAMVAGIDQPTGSPEETDELYRFAKKFSEGATMVHTTRDPEVVRAEVQAALDDFDRVFLQPSITRRRALLERFAAGEVTEDDLPRDVLTALLRNWDELGIDEDVLRRECAFYLQAGSHSTADAFSHAADDWFTWAQRDPEAADRARRDPALLQRCVYETLRLHPASPVAQRRALAPITLRGGTEIPEGSFVVLDIAGANRDARVFERPEEYDPMREVPADVPRWGHAFGGGMHACIGTELAGGVPSPEQPTPEQAHEQVLGTVTLMLDALLTAGARPDPADPPRRDPHSARDHFAAYPVVFDAP; encoded by the coding sequence ATGCAGACGATCACGCTCGACGGGTACGCGGACGTCCGCGAGGCCTACCGCCAGCACGACCTGAAGCAGGCGCTCTACGACGCCGGCGGGGTCGTGATGGCCGACAGCCTGCTCGTGCTGCACGGCGGCGAGCACCGGCGCCGGCGCCGCGTCGAGAACCGCCTGTTCCGCCGCGGCACGTTCCGGTACTGGGAGAAGGCGTTCCTGCGCGACGTCGTGCACGACACGCTCGCGCCGTTCCGCGCCGCCGGCCGCGCCGACCTCCTGGAGATCGGCTACCGCACGATCATGAACCTGACGGCGATGGTGGCCGGGATCGACCAGCCGACCGGCAGCCCCGAGGAGACCGACGAGCTCTACCGGTTCGCCAAGAAGTTCTCCGAGGGCGCGACGATGGTGCACACCACCCGCGACCCCGAGGTCGTGCGGGCCGAGGTGCAGGCCGCGCTCGACGACTTCGACCGCGTCTTCCTGCAGCCCTCGATCACCCGGCGCCGCGCGCTGCTGGAGCGGTTCGCCGCCGGGGAGGTCACCGAGGACGACCTGCCCCGCGACGTCCTCACCGCGCTGCTGCGCAACTGGGACGAGCTCGGCATCGACGAGGACGTCCTGCGCCGCGAGTGCGCCTTCTACCTGCAGGCCGGCTCGCACAGCACGGCCGACGCGTTCAGCCACGCCGCCGACGACTGGTTCACCTGGGCGCAGCGCGACCCGGAGGCGGCCGACCGCGCCCGCCGCGACCCGGCGCTGCTGCAGCGCTGCGTCTACGAGACGCTGCGGCTGCACCCGGCGAGCCCGGTGGCCCAGCGCCGCGCCCTCGCGCCCATCACGCTGCGCGGCGGCACCGAGATCCCCGAGGGGTCGTTCGTGGTGCTCGACATCGCGGGCGCCAACCGCGACGCGCGGGTGTTCGAGCGGCCCGAGGAGTACGACCCGATGCGGGAGGTCCCCGCCGACGTCCCGCGCTGGGGCCACGCCTTCGGCGGCGGCATGCACGCCTGCATCGGCACCGAGCTCGCCGGCGGCGTGCCGTCGCCCGAGCAGCCCACCCCGGAGCAGGCCCACGAGCAGGTGCTCGGCACCGTCACGCTCATGCTCGACGCCCTGCTCACCGCCGGTGCCCGGCCCGATCCCGCCGACCCGCCCCGGCGCGACCCGCACTCGGCGCGCGACCACTTCGCCGCCTACCCGGTGGTCTTCGACGCCCCGTGA
- a CDS encoding Gfo/Idh/MocA family protein, producing MTARSPLRVGIVGVAYAEGTHLPAYAALAAEGLVELVAVATAHRDTAEAAAQEHGIPRAHVGFQALCADPDVDLVDVATRPSRHRPMVEAALAAGKRVLCEAPLAPTVADGEAMLGAAGDRGFVDMQSRFWPGVTELRRLVADGYVGRVDNVAATALYPTFTTERAIASSGWCADAAHGASSLRVHGLHTADLLRFVFGDLTDVRGSAARREPLWDGRVPADSVDSAAWTARTPDGAVCSVHSSWIARFGAGFRLVVHGSEGMLLAEAAGHTGHFPVRLSGARVGDDAPRELVAASGSPVEPFTRLVRALATGDAADVPTFADGLAALRIAGAVETAR from the coding sequence GTGACGGCGCGCTCCCCGCTGCGCGTCGGGATCGTCGGCGTCGCCTACGCCGAGGGCACGCACCTGCCGGCCTACGCGGCGCTGGCGGCCGAGGGGCTGGTGGAGCTGGTCGCCGTGGCGACCGCGCACCGCGACACGGCCGAGGCGGCGGCGCAGGAGCACGGCATCCCGCGGGCCCACGTCGGGTTCCAGGCGCTGTGCGCCGACCCGGACGTCGACCTCGTCGACGTCGCCACCCGGCCCAGCCGCCACCGGCCCATGGTCGAGGCGGCGCTGGCCGCGGGCAAGCGGGTGCTGTGCGAGGCCCCGCTCGCGCCGACCGTCGCGGACGGGGAGGCGATGCTCGGGGCGGCGGGCGACCGCGGGTTCGTCGACATGCAGTCGCGGTTCTGGCCGGGGGTCACCGAGCTGCGCAGGCTGGTGGCCGACGGGTACGTCGGGCGGGTCGACAACGTCGCCGCCACCGCGCTCTACCCGACGTTCACCACGGAGCGGGCGATCGCCTCGTCGGGCTGGTGCGCCGACGCCGCGCACGGCGCGAGCTCGCTGCGGGTGCACGGCCTGCACACCGCCGACCTGCTGCGGTTCGTCTTCGGCGACCTCACCGACGTGCGGGGGAGCGCGGCCCGCCGCGAGCCGCTGTGGGACGGGCGGGTGCCGGCCGACAGCGTCGACTCCGCGGCGTGGACGGCGCGCACGCCCGACGGGGCGGTCTGCTCGGTGCACTCGTCGTGGATCGCGCGGTTCGGCGCCGGCTTCCGGCTCGTCGTCCACGGCTCCGAGGGGATGCTGCTGGCCGAGGCGGCCGGGCACACCGGGCACTTCCCGGTGCGGCTCTCGGGCGCCCGGGTCGGGGACGACGCGCCGCGCGAGCTGGTGGCGGCGTCGGGGTCCCCGGTCGAGCCGTTCACGCGGCTCGTGCGGGCCCTCGCGACGGGCGACGCCGCCGACGTCCCGACGTTCGCCGACGGGCTCGCCGCCCTGCGGATCGCCGGGGCCGTCGAGACTGCCCGATGA
- a CDS encoding amidohydrolase family protein, translated as MSEPIRSTAPAGTIDVHAHAVLASSEGAAGAAGPELGTSEDGRPFYRVGDYVLHGVRYAGSPFMDVDVRLAAMDDAGIARQLLSPNPLTYFGSLPVADAVAFARSHNDGLAALAAKHPDRLLASAQLPVQDVAESVAEARRAVRELGMAGVYLDTDPAGRTLDDPALDPLYEAVVELDVPLFVHPSPLGPDGPPADARLRRFDLDLLLGFAYDETLAVAALVFGGVLERHPGLDVCVSHGGGTAAFLSGRFAAAVEKRPWASQALRDHGFEHYYRRIWFDTHVHDEQSLDLLVAHAGVDRLVFGTNFAGWDSGAHDAPTGDLGAALTANATRLLRL; from the coding sequence ATGTCTGAGCCCATCAGGAGCACCGCCCCCGCCGGCACGATCGACGTCCACGCCCACGCCGTCCTCGCCTCCTCGGAGGGCGCCGCGGGCGCCGCCGGGCCCGAGCTCGGCACCTCGGAGGACGGGCGCCCGTTCTACCGCGTCGGCGACTACGTGCTGCACGGCGTGCGCTACGCCGGCAGCCCGTTCATGGACGTCGACGTGCGGCTCGCCGCGATGGACGACGCCGGGATCGCCCGCCAGCTGCTCTCCCCCAACCCGCTGACCTACTTCGGGTCGCTGCCGGTCGCCGACGCCGTCGCGTTCGCGCGGTCGCACAACGACGGGCTGGCGGCCCTGGCCGCGAAGCACCCCGACCGGCTGCTCGCCAGCGCCCAGCTGCCGGTGCAGGACGTCGCGGAGTCCGTCGCCGAGGCCCGCCGGGCCGTGCGCGAGCTGGGCATGGCCGGGGTCTACCTCGACACCGACCCGGCCGGCCGCACGCTCGACGACCCCGCGCTCGACCCGCTCTACGAGGCGGTCGTCGAGCTGGACGTGCCGCTGTTCGTCCACCCGTCACCGCTGGGGCCGGACGGGCCGCCCGCCGACGCCCGCCTGCGCCGCTTCGACCTCGACCTGCTCCTGGGCTTCGCCTACGACGAGACCCTCGCCGTCGCCGCGCTCGTCTTCGGCGGCGTGCTGGAGCGCCACCCCGGCCTCGACGTCTGCGTCTCCCACGGCGGCGGCACGGCGGCGTTCCTGTCCGGGCGCTTCGCCGCCGCCGTCGAGAAGCGGCCGTGGGCGTCGCAGGCGCTGCGCGACCACGGGTTCGAGCACTACTACCGGCGCATCTGGTTCGACACCCACGTGCACGACGAGCAGTCGCTCGACCTGCTCGTCGCGCACGCGGGCGTCGACCGCCTGGTGTTCGGCACCAACTTCGCCGGCTGGGACTCCGGCGCCCACGACGCCCCGACGGGCGACCTCGGCGCCGCCCTCACCGCCAACGCCACCCGCCTGCTGCGGCTGTAG
- a CDS encoding LLM class flavin-dependent oxidoreductase, protein MSVGVLFTQGLVTGDPHTVLGEILEQAEAADRLGFSAALTTEHKYSEEYFGSPLHLAFAIAARTRRVKVGTAIAIAPLYNPVELAQDAAMLDQLSGGRAWLGLGAGYMPVDYSTVGVSWDDRAQRFDETVRILRAAHTRDRFSFADEIYSFDDVSVIPKPVQAGGVPLHLAAWTPGGLRRAGRLADGWITNALMSLPTMSAMAADYRAAAEAQGRTPHVTSIRFCWPYTSREAALEEFGDTALAMARTLFDYGAITDLPGVTSSSEITLEEFVKDRFVFGTPQECVETIGRFRDEAGVDDFLMIFRYPTGPDNAAVLQAMELFGTEVLPALERPAVPA, encoded by the coding sequence ATGTCCGTCGGAGTCCTGTTCACGCAAGGCCTGGTCACCGGAGACCCGCACACCGTGCTGGGGGAGATCCTCGAGCAGGCCGAGGCCGCCGACCGGCTCGGCTTCTCCGCCGCGCTGACCACCGAGCACAAGTACTCCGAGGAGTACTTCGGCTCGCCGCTGCACCTGGCCTTCGCGATCGCGGCGCGCACGCGCCGGGTGAAGGTCGGCACGGCCATCGCGATCGCGCCGCTCTACAACCCGGTGGAGCTCGCGCAGGACGCCGCCATGCTCGACCAGCTCTCCGGCGGCCGCGCCTGGCTCGGACTGGGCGCGGGCTACATGCCCGTCGACTACTCGACGGTCGGCGTGAGCTGGGACGACCGCGCCCAGCGCTTCGACGAGACCGTGCGCATCCTGCGGGCCGCGCACACCCGGGACCGGTTCTCCTTCGCCGACGAGATCTACTCCTTCGACGACGTGTCGGTCATCCCGAAGCCCGTGCAGGCCGGGGGCGTGCCCCTGCACCTCGCGGCGTGGACGCCCGGCGGCCTGCGCCGCGCCGGCCGCCTCGCCGACGGCTGGATCACCAACGCGCTCATGTCGCTGCCGACGATGTCGGCGATGGCCGCGGACTACCGCGCCGCCGCCGAGGCGCAGGGTCGCACGCCGCACGTCACGTCGATCCGGTTCTGCTGGCCCTACACCTCACGGGAGGCGGCGCTGGAGGAGTTCGGGGACACGGCGCTGGCCATGGCCCGCACGCTGTTCGACTACGGCGCGATCACCGACCTGCCCGGCGTCACGTCGTCGTCGGAGATCACGCTCGAGGAGTTCGTCAAGGACCGCTTCGTGTTCGGCACGCCGCAGGAGTGCGTCGAGACGATCGGGCGCTTCCGCGACGAGGCCGGCGTCGACGACTTCCTGATGATCTTCCGCTACCCGACCGGGCCCGACAACGCCGCGGTGCTGCAGGCGATGGAGCTGTTCGGGACCGAGGTGCTGCCCGCGCTGGAGCGGCCCGCGGTGCCGGCGTGA
- a CDS encoding FAD-binding protein, with protein MAEPVRTLTADVVVLGTGPAGMAAVAEAAAEGAEVVAVEAMEHIGGNAVWSTGYLAFVDSEMQREQGITDDVETFVADARAMVEEARDRFGVEWDEELVRLFARESAETYRILTGRGVRFSRFIPRPRQHTVDRMAAVEDSWMLGRAFRPDFDLPAVTTLFETVADRLVTEDGRVTGVLAHGLADGQRYALHARRGVVLATGGYQSNPELRRRYQPEFVARAPYLGVDTCRGDGHLMGQAVGGDLVNMTFVPPLVIVSSSVVEDAIAVNAAGERFHDEAGPYEERVERLHEQPGRRAWYVVDEEVAREKAGLIGQMPEPPVQADTLDALADAIGVPAAALTRTVEGWNAFLATDAEQDPEFGRVVLPPRRRRCATAPFTAVPMVEGVNFCCGGFRVTTDLQVVDVFGTPISGLFAAGDCVGGLNPVSDLGGVHICGGLTLGRLAGRAAARGVDDRAHHGTVLHAGMPSMLDTKIALVHLDTPRS; from the coding sequence GTGGCCGAACCCGTCCGGACCCTCACCGCCGACGTCGTCGTGCTCGGCACCGGCCCCGCCGGCATGGCCGCCGTCGCCGAGGCGGCCGCGGAGGGGGCGGAGGTGGTCGCCGTCGAGGCGATGGAGCACATCGGCGGCAACGCGGTCTGGTCCACCGGCTACCTGGCCTTCGTCGACTCGGAGATGCAGCGCGAGCAGGGCATCACCGACGACGTGGAGACCTTCGTCGCCGACGCCCGGGCGATGGTCGAGGAGGCGCGCGACCGGTTCGGCGTCGAGTGGGACGAGGAGCTGGTGCGGCTGTTCGCCCGCGAGAGCGCGGAGACCTACCGCATCCTCACCGGGCGCGGCGTGCGCTTCTCGCGGTTCATCCCGCGGCCGCGCCAGCACACCGTCGACCGGATGGCCGCCGTCGAGGACAGCTGGATGCTGGGCCGGGCGTTCCGGCCGGACTTCGACCTGCCCGCCGTCACCACGCTGTTCGAGACGGTCGCCGACCGGCTCGTCACCGAGGACGGCCGGGTCACCGGCGTGCTCGCGCACGGCCTGGCCGACGGGCAGCGGTACGCGCTGCACGCCCGGCGCGGGGTCGTGCTGGCCACCGGTGGCTACCAGTCCAACCCCGAGCTGCGCCGCCGCTACCAGCCGGAGTTCGTCGCCCGGGCCCCCTACCTGGGCGTCGACACCTGCCGCGGCGACGGGCACCTGATGGGCCAGGCCGTCGGCGGCGACCTCGTCAACATGACGTTCGTGCCGCCGCTGGTGATCGTGTCGTCGTCGGTGGTGGAGGACGCGATCGCGGTCAACGCGGCGGGGGAGCGGTTCCACGACGAGGCGGGCCCCTACGAGGAGCGCGTCGAACGGCTGCACGAGCAGCCCGGGCGCCGCGCCTGGTACGTCGTCGACGAGGAGGTGGCGCGCGAGAAGGCCGGCCTGATCGGGCAGATGCCCGAGCCGCCCGTGCAGGCCGACACCCTCGACGCCCTGGCCGACGCCATCGGGGTCCCCGCCGCCGCGCTGACCCGCACGGTCGAGGGCTGGAACGCGTTCCTCGCCACCGATGCCGAGCAGGACCCGGAGTTCGGCCGCGTCGTGCTGCCGCCGCGCCGGCGCCGCTGCGCCACCGCGCCGTTCACGGCCGTGCCGATGGTGGAGGGCGTCAACTTCTGCTGCGGCGGGTTCCGCGTCACCACCGACCTGCAGGTCGTCGACGTGTTCGGCACGCCGATCAGCGGGCTGTTCGCCGCCGGCGACTGCGTCGGCGGCCTCAACCCCGTCTCCGACCTCGGCGGCGTCCACATCTGCGGCGGCCTCACCCTCGGGCGCCTGGCCGGGCGCGCCGCGGCCCGCGGCGTCGACGACCGCGCGCACCACGGCACCGTCCTGCACGCGGGGATGCCCTCGATGCTCGACACGAAGATCGCGCTGGTCCACCTCGACACCCCCCGTTCCTGA